In Acropora palmata chromosome 7, jaAcrPala1.3, whole genome shotgun sequence, one genomic interval encodes:
- the LOC141886539 gene encoding UDP-glucuronosyltransferase 2B15-like: MASIFVALVISYVTAHSALSARIVGFTSMSSGSHYLLTKTILEELASRGHEVVMVISSDHIHSISSEKIPHKVYQVPFERGYLEDMIAKTAVKESMFKLFSKVTEYAQTNWDSLLKSRELIEDLRNADLIVYEGIAFSAILVSELHKIPRVAVFPGIPRPGGFLMFPSPVSYVPMSLTGFTSKMSFLQRVMNLGAYFAFNAVFHFTTVRPLATLKAKYNITPETNIQEALNKDELVIVSSDFALDYPQPLLPGQILVGPITVKKHKPLPAELESYVSSGTDGFIIVSFGSYMETLTSKDKIDVMATAFGKLKQKVLWKLKDHTPTSLSANIRIVKWLPQNDLLAHKEIRAFVSHAGHNSLFESGYHGVPMVAIPLFADQFVNAKKAVDFGLALSLNLETLSSKLLKETIEQVVYEPSFKKSASRISKLMQDKPRSPLETTGDWLEYVLRHRGAQHLRAQVFNIPWYQYYLLDVIAFLVSAITVVVMVIWMTCRCFCRLCCKSTAKKSKHD, translated from the exons ATGGCGTCAATTTTTGTAGCATTGGTGATCTCATACGTGACTGCACACTCGGCTTTGTCGGCAAGGATTGTAGGTTTCACTTCAATGTCTTCAGGGTCGCATTATTTACTGACGAAGACTATTTTGGAAGAGCTAGCGTCTCGAGGTCACGAG GTAGTGATGGTGATTTCTTCAGATCACATCCACTCAATATCATCTGAGAAAATACCCCACAAAGTCTACCAAGTGCCCTTTGAACGTGGATACCTTGAAGACATGATTGCAAAGACTGCAGTGAAAGAAAGCATgttcaaactgttttctaAGGTTACCGAATATGCACAAACTAATTGGGATAGCTTATTGAAGAGCAGAGAACTGATTGAAGATCTGAGGAATGCTGATCTAATTGTGTATGAGGGAATTGCATTTTCCGCTATCCTTGTTTCAGAGCTGCACAAGATTCCTAGAGTGGCTGTGTTTCCTGGCATACCCCGACCAGGAGGTTTTCTCATGTTTCCCTCGCCTGTGTCTTATGTTCCCATGTCTTTGACAGGCTTCACGTCCAAAATGTCATTTCTGCAGCGTGTCATGAATCTGGGTGCCTACTTTGCATTCAATGCTGTGTTTCATTTTACAACAGTTCGTCCACTGGCTACtctaaaagcaaaatacaACATTACTCCAGAAACCAACATTCAGGAAGCTTTGAATAAGGATGAACTTGTAATAGTGTCATCTGATTTTGCATTAGATTATCCACAACCACTTCTTCCAG GTCAAATTCTTGTTGGTCCCATAACTGTCAAGAAACACAAGCCTCTTCCCGCTGAATTAGAAAGTTATGTCAGCAGTGGCACCGATGGATTTATCATTGTTTCATTTGGATCATACATGGAAACACTCACCTCAAAAGACAAGATTGATGTTATGGCTACAGCATTTGgaaagttgaaacaaaaggTTTTGTGGAAGCTGAAAG ATCACACTCCCACATCACTGAGTGCAAATATCAGGATAGTGAAGTGGTTGCCTCAGAATGACCTTCTCGCCCACAAGGAAATAAGAGCTTTTGTTTCACATGCAGGACACAACAGTCTTTTTGAGTCCGGATACCATGGTGTTCCCATGGTGGCCATTCCATTGTTTGCAGACCAGTTTGTAAATGCTAAGAAGGCAGTAGATTTTGGACTGGCACTTTCACTTAACCTTGAAACTTTGAGTTCCAAACTACTAAAAGAGACCATTGAACAAGTTGTTTATGAGCCTAG ctTCAAGAAATCAGCCTCTCGCATTTCTAAGCTGATGCAAGACAAACCGCGATCACCATTGGAGACAACCGGCGACTGGCTTGAGTATGTACTACGACACCGTGGCGCGCAGCATCTGAGAGCTCAAGTGTTTAACATCCCTTGGTATCAATACTACTTACTTGACGTCATAGCTTTCCTTGTTTCTGCGATAACCGTGGTTGTCATGGTGATATGGATGACTTGTAGATGCTTTTGTCGTTTGTGCTGTAAGAGCACTGCAAAGAAATCCAAGCATGATTAA
- the LOC141887265 gene encoding forkhead box protein L1-like, with amino-acid sequence MTYVGLIASAILRSPEQKLTLSQIYQDIEKSSPEFTLSRVGWKNTVRHNLSLHDCFVKGEISLNGKSCYWHIHPAYISRFSKGDFRKRASKELCSIEDKSSASQTNCCRVQSAIPCQEFGKKHLAFSFMAPAPSNSALPPYVRSAVHCPSEWLRDYKAYPYHFLFSPAYNATGFSSYPERRYGLGSPPSHSQ; translated from the coding sequence ATGACCTACGTGGGACTCATTGCCAGTGCGATTTTGCGTTCACCAGAGCAGAAGTTGACCCTATCGCAGATCTATCAAGACATTGAGAAATCGTCGCCGGAGTTTACCCTGTCGAGAGTTGGCTGGAAAAACACGGTTCGCCACAACCTGTCTCTACATGATTGCTTTGTGAAGGGAGAAATCTCCCTCAACGGAAAGAGCTGTTACTGGCATATTCACCCCGCTTACATTAGCAGGTTCAGTAAGGGAGATTTCCGCAAACGAGCCTCCAAAGAGCTGTGTAGCATCGAAGACAAATCGAGTGCTTCGCAAACCAACTGTTGCAGGGTGCAGTCTGCAATTCCGTGTcaagaatttggaaaaaaacactTGGCATTTTCATTTATGGCCCCAGCACCGTCCAATTCTGCTTTGCCACCCTATGTAAGGTCAGCTGTCCATTGCCCATCTGAGTGGCTGCGGGACTACAAGGCTTATCCTTATCACTTTCTGTTCTCTCCAGCTTATAATGCTACGGGATTCAGCTCATATCCCGAGAGGCGCTATGGACTGGGCAGTCCGCCGTCTCATTCCCAGTAA